A portion of the Pseudopipra pipra isolate bDixPip1 chromosome 1, bDixPip1.hap1, whole genome shotgun sequence genome contains these proteins:
- the LOC135414504 gene encoding feather keratin B-4-like produces MACYDLCRPCGPTPLANSCNEPCVRQCQDSTVLIQPSPVRVTFPGPIMTSFPQSSFVGSTAGAALGTELNVQGQPISGGFGAGGYGLGYGRGFGYGLGGLGCYANRGCSGIC; encoded by the coding sequence ATGGCCTGCTACGACCTCTGCCGCCCCTGCGGACCCACcccgctggccaacagctgcaacgagccctgtgtcaggcagtgccaggactccaCCGTCCTCATCCAGCCCTCCCCCGTCCGCGTCACCTTCCCAGGGCCCATCAtgacctccttcccccagagctccTTCGTCGGATCCAccgcaggggctgccctgggcacggaGCTCAACgtccagggacagcccatctCCGGCGGCTTTGGGGCCGGAGGCTACGGCCTGGGCTATGGCCGTGGCTTTGGCTACGGCCTGGGAGGCCTGGGCTGCTACGCcaacaggggctgctctggcatCTGCTGA
- the LOC135405870 gene encoding feather keratin B-4-like, with the protein MACYDLCRPCGPTPLANSCNEPCVRQCQDSTVLIQPSPVRVTFPGPIMTSFPQSSFVGSTAGAALGTELNVQGQPISGGFGAGGYGLGYGRGFGYGLGGLGCSGLAGLGCSGTC; encoded by the coding sequence ATGGCCTGCTACGACCTCTGCCGCCCCTGCGGACCCACcccgctggccaacagctgcaacgagccctgtgtcaggcagtgccaggactccaCCGTCCTCATCCAGCCCTCCCCCGTCCGCGTCACCTTCCCAGGGCCCATCAtgacctccttcccccagagctccTTCGTCGGATCCAccgcaggggctgccctgggcacggaGCTCAACgtccagggacagcccatctCCGGCGGCTTTGGGGCCGGAGGCTACGGCCTGGGCTATGGCCGTGGCTTTGGCTATGGCCTGGGaggcctgggctgctctggcctGGCAGGCCTGGGCTGCTCAGGCACCTGCTGA